TGCACAGCTGCcgtgtgagagagacttgcaACTCCATATACTCTCGAAATGAGATCAGGGTGTCAAAACCTAAGGGATATACAAAatcaccccactccagagctGAGGGTGCGTCAGCAGGGCCCCCAGAGAGCACAGATGCCAGGAACTTCTAGTGAGGGTGTCACCTCCCCCAGACATCTGCCTCCCTCAAAGGGGCTCAGTGACCATGTTCCTGTCCTCTTGGATTCCATgttcccccagcacagcacagggacaggttccgCCCACGGAATGTCCTTTGTGACAGACGCTCTCTCAATCCTCCACACACCCTGATCTGCTCTGATTTCACCACCTGCACAGGATTCTCCCttcccaaacctgacctgatcacctggctggaacaaggggaagagccgtgggtgcccgatCTACAGGCCTGCGAGGAAAGAGAGATCTCAAGAGGTGCCcacacaggtgaggactgacactCAAACCATCTGGGGAATGgaggaaaaagttgagaatcccaaAAATATGGTATCAGTAAGTGCCCTCCATTCTTCCTCATCTCACCCAGGGCAGGGTTGCAGTCAGCAGATATCACTGACATTGTTTTCCACGTGTCCTGTTACCTGCTGCTGTTTCCTTCCCAACGTTCCTTCTCTGTGAATTTTTGGGTGGGAAGTGGAAGTAGAATCCAGTTGCTCCATCTGTGCATCTTTCGAATGTTGGGTTTTCCCTCGgtgctcttcctcttcctttctcctgggcacaatgactcctgtctggattgtctctctcccagcaggtaaCGAGCCAGTGAGTGAGAAAAAGGAGAGGAATCAACAACAGGAAGTTCCTGGGCACGGAGAACCACAGGAGACCTTTGTGGGAAGAGCTgcagggaatttttcccagtggtTGGAATAGGGAGAAGCCTGGGGAAATTGGCAGAGGTCAGAGAGGCTGCTGAGAAACTACTCAAGGGAGCAAATGGATGAATTTATTATCTGTGGGGAAGGATACAGGGATCCCACAGCCCAGCAGACAACCCCTAGGAAAGACAAACACCATGAATGCCTTGGTTATGGAAAAGGATTCGTTCTGGGACCACAGTTTGTTTCACCTCAGACAATTCATACTGGAGAGAAATCACTTCAGTGGTTGGACCATGGAAGAAGCCACATGGGACAGAAACCCTATCAATGCCTTAACGGCAGGAACTCTTTGAATTGGAAGTCAGCACTGACTACACATCAGATAAGCCACATAGGAGAGaaaccccataagtgcttggcctgtgggaaaagtttcatacataGGTCAGCCCTTGTTAATCATCAGGCCattcacactggagagagaccccataagtgcttggactgtagGAAAAGTTTCATACATAGGTCAGCCCTTGTTAATCATCAGGCTattcacactggagagagaccccataagtgcttggactgtgggaaaagtttcacacacaGATCAAATCTTAAACATCATCAGTGGATTCACACAGGacagagaccccataagtgcttccactgtggaaaaagttttgtACATAGGTCAGACTTTGTTAAACATCAGGCTattcacactggagagagaccttataagtgcttggactgtgggaaaaattTTATACGGAGGGCAGCCCTTGTCaaacatcaggcagtccacacgggggagagaccccataagtgtttagactgtggaaaaagttttatATGGAAGTCAGGCCTTGCtaatcatcaggcaatccacactggaaaGAGAcctcataagtgcttagactgtggaaaatgtttcatacagaggtcagaccttgttaaacatcaggcaatccacactggacAGAGACcacataagtgcttggactgtgggaaaagttttatacGGAGGTCAAACCTTGTGAAACATCaagcaatccacactggagagagaccctataagtgcttagactgtgggaaaagtttcatacagaggtcaaaccttgtgaaacatcaggcaatccacaccggagagagatcccataagtgcttagactgtggaaaaagttttgtATGGAAGTCAGGCCTTGCTAATCATCAGgcaattcacacaggagagagatcccataagtgcttagactgtggaaaaagtttcatacagggGTCAGACCTTTTAAAACATCAGgccatccacacaggagagagaccccataggtgcttggactgtgggaaaagtttcacacagagaTCACATCTTaaaacacatcagagaatccacacaggagagagaccccacaagtgcttggactgtgggaaaagtttcatacagaggtcagaccttgttaaacatcagataatccacacaggagagagaccccacaagtgtttAGACTGTGGGAAGAGTTTCATAAGGAGATCAACCCTTCttaatcatcaggcaatccacacaggagagagaccccataagtgcttagactgtgggaaaagtttcatacggcaGTCAGGCCTTGTTAGACATAAagtagtccacacaggagagagaccccatcagtgctcagactgtgggaaaagattcATGCAGAGTTCaacccttgttaaacatcagtcaATCCATACAAGGGGAAgaccataagtgcttggactctggggaagTTTCAGAATCAGTTCAGCCCTTCTAAACATCAGGCAAAACACACATAGTGTTTAGACTATGGACAAACATTTCAAATAGATGTCAGCCCTTgttttacatcagagaatccacccaGGGAGACACCCTGTAACCACTTAGCCTGTGGAAAAACTTTTATACGCAATCAAACATTGTTAAACATCCAGCAATCCACATTGGAGAGTGACCggataagtgcttagactgtgggaaacatTTCAGAAACTGATCAGTCCTTGTTTTACATCAAAGAATCCACTCAAGAGCAAGACTCCATAAGTACTGGACTGTGACAAAAGTTTCAGACAGTGATCAGACGTCATTAAACGTTGGAGAATTCACACACAATCTAAACTTCTGTGACAcctggccagaaagagttaagaaCCTTGCA
The sequence above is a segment of the Mauremys mutica isolate MM-2020 ecotype Southern chromosome 12, ASM2049712v1, whole genome shotgun sequence genome. Coding sequences within it:
- the LOC123346055 gene encoding zinc finger protein 160-like produces the protein MGQKPYQCLNGRNSLNWKSALTTHQISHIGEKPHKCLACGKSFIHRSALVNHQAIHTGERPHKCLDCRKSFIHRSALVNHQAIHTGERPHKCLDCGKSFTHRSNLKHHQWIHTGQRPHKCFHCGKSFVHRSDFVKHQAIHTGERPYKCLDCGKNFIRRAALVKHQAVHTGERPHKCLDCGKSFIWKSGLANHQAIHTGKRPHKCLDCGKCFIQRSDLVKHQAIHTGQRPHKCLDCGKSFIRRSNLVKHQAIHTGERPYKCLDCGKSFIQRSNLVKHQAIHTGERSHKCLDCGKSFVWKSGLANHQAIHTGERSHKCLDCGKSFIQGSDLLKHQAIHTGERPHRCLDCGKSFTQRSHLKTHQRIHTGERPHKCLDCGKSFIQRSDLVKHQIIHTGERPHKCLDCGKSFIRRSTLLNHQAIHTGERPHKCLDCGKSFIRQSGLVRHKVVHTGERPHQCSDCGKRFMQSSTLVKHQSIHTRGRP